The sequence TGATTCCAACACAAAGAATGGAGCTCCACTTATACTCTTGGATCTCACTATCTTTTTCACCAAAATTCTCCATCTCATGTCCTCTTTCTTGTTCTGCTTCCTTCTCCTCTGCCTAAAGTTCCTGTAAATAACACAACTTCAACAGTTTAGCCCCTCATCGGCGACGTAAATTTATCGTGTAAATAGAGTTAGTTCTTTGACAAGACATCACCTGCACAAGGGAACTCCGCAAGCATCCGAATCAGCACAAAGCCTAGAATGCAATTCCAAGATTTGCCACATTCTCTTGCAATGGACGCATCCACCGGGACCTCTCATTTTACATCCGGCAAAGTGGCGAACGAGCGATTCCAACCCTTTACAAGCCATGTATTTACAAGGCTCGCAATCGTCTCTCAAGTTTTTGTTAAATGGACCGATTGTCCGACAACCATCTCTACATATGTGAACCAAAGCCTCCATTGCGTCGTATAGTTGCTCGTAAATTTTTCTGTCATTCGCCTTCCTCGCCCACTCCTTTTGCCTCTGGACAATCAGAATCAATATCCCATGTAAAAGAAAtgaagctataatatttttttcgtcCAAGTATGAATACTTTATTTGGGTAATCAATCAACAACTAAAGGTACTTACAGAGTCCTCGTCAATGACAGAGTTGAGTATTTCCTTCTCCAGTACAGGATGGCTCTCTTTCATGGCATTCCACCCTTCGGTAGCCGAAACGgatttgaaattgttcaaaacgaAACGATGGCAGATTAAGATGAGGCGAGGGGCGTCGCAAAGTAACGAAAGCTGGAAGATATCCATTGCATTTTCGATGGATAATAATCTTTGCTCTAGCCAAGATTCGCACACTTGCTTAAACTGAGGAACCACGTATGCGTGGGATAAAACCAGCAATGGCATTGCGAATTCcttcatttcttcttcttcGTAGCTGCAAATGCAGAATGTATCATATCGTATGTCGAATTACAGAAGAAGCAGATCCTGCATTTGGTATTGAATGATGGTAATTACCAGGAAGAATATAGGAATCGAATGAAAATTCGAGCTGCCTCGGGTCGAACTCCTCGGATCGATATTGATAGTAGGCGTTTGCCTCTTGTTCGGCCTTTCTGTTGCTTTAACATGCTTCTGAAGACCGGAGAAGCATTACCCTGGATagattgatttatatatatattaaatacaaTCAATCAAGATTTTAATATTTGGCAAATACTTCATGTTTCAACAGATTATATATTTGTTGTGTTCCAAGAAAAACATGGGAAAAAAACTTACAAGAATACTCGCGTGTGCATAGATGACGCCACCATCATCTGTTAAAATCGAAACATCTGCTCGGTAAGCTTCGTCAAAGAGACGATCCATTGAATCGTTGATCGAATGAGATGAACAACAATGGCCTCTATTATTTGATCCTGATGTGGAGAAGCCTCTCTGATAAAACCTCGAACTCAAATTAACAGGCAAAGGAGGCGGAACAGGCAACATCATTTTCTCCAAATTGGACGGAGATTCATCATTTCCAGGTCCCATATATTTGAGTCACCAAGTCTCAGGGTTTGGTTCTGTACGATAAATAAACCATTTCAGCCACGTTTTTCAAGAAATCTAAGCCAAAATTCCAACAAAAGTTATTAAAGTTGAGGTTAAGGAAATCCCAGATTACCTTTCGGAGTTCTGTAACAATATCTTATGAAAAAACTGTGATTTCAAAGCAATAACACCGCTTATTTCAATTaaccaatcttttcaagaatcccAGAATGTCAAATTTCCTGAAATATGAAAAGctattcaacaatcttttaACATAGGGATGATTGGCTATATTTTTACAAGAAAGAGAGAGAGGAATTCAATTCAATTCATAAAGATGGAGACTTCGAGAGATTGAAGAGAACCAATATTTTTATAGTAAAAGGGTTGATACATGTTTTTACGTGGAAACTATTTAAAAAACGAGGAAGTTGATGATTAAATAATAAGGAAATGATGTGGAAGTGTGTCAGCCCCGAGTctgtaaatttttttgtatgGAAAACGTGCGGTGTGCCGACAGCTGTTCCCAGTCAACGCGTCcacaaattaatatatttttttttaaccttaTCCGATTTATGTGTTGGCTTCGACGAGTTCCGTATGGTTCCTTTGTATCCTTCCGAATAGAGATTGTGATTACATGTTGGATCCAGCTATTGAGTTGACAAATATGACTATggtaataattttttcatttaaatattttaaaatatataataattcaaatttatatTCTCAGTAgttttaatcaaaattatattatatagtttttcattattttttataattatattttgatcaacGAAGTTTTAActcatgatataaaatatacaaaaaattattataaaataccataatttgttaaataaccaaaaaaaaaatttacttcagaaataatttaaattaaaatataaaatttcatctttaaaattctcgattttattACAATCTGCAAAATTTTAAACACCAATATTATCTGCACAAAAGTAATTTATACGCACACAACCTATATATCTGATTgctaatatttattaattagtcATTGATGTGAAACGAAATCTAGTCTAGCCTTACGAATGCCGAAGGGCCGcatgaaaatttccaattcAATTTTAGaagaacataaataaaataatgaattataatgataataataattttcattgaGCAAGGAATTTCTCAAGGCCACATgttatcaatttcttctttattttcttggaatgtTTTCTAAGTTTCTtgtcaaattaaaattatttttatatctcaCATTTTATCACTCGTTTCAGAATTGATGAAAACTGAATGTTTGTGATGTTTATCGGATTGGATCAATCTGAAATCACTCCGATTCAATCCAGAATCAGTTTTGGATTGAGCTGTATCTCGAATCAAATATTGAATTGGATTCATCtgcttaaaaaataatttgaaactaGTTTTATTTGTGCCAATCAAGTCAAAACTGTTAAAATTGGaacttgaacctaactcaaTCCCAAAAACTAGTTCAATAGGGgatgattgtccaagtccatatatgcaactctcatgGATTTTATCTTACAtatgtgagacaactaacacaccccacGCCCATGAATAAACACCTGGAGccatgaagtttacaaatgacctaATTGTGGGAAGAACGGGTGTCCCAACTATGGacaatccaacacataacgattggaacttggacctacctcaacctcaaaagctagctcaagagatGAGTATTGTctaagtccatatatgcaactctcagaGATTTTATCTAACCCAGAGGCGGAGCCACTCTTGGGCTAGAATGGGCTCCAGccccttttttaaaaaaaattaagtatatatttttaatttttaattttttttcgacccatattaaaaatataacaaaatttttatcagttttattttttttatttttttagtcttatttttaaaattaaaaatgaaacaaCTCCCACAAATCATAATTCATTACTgtgtatttgttgatttattatcgtatgttttgaaattatgcaaTTTTGAGTTAAAAATTCTATGACtctaaaattatattgaatttttaattgtgattattcgagttgcaatAATATCGTCTTATGATATatatgaattttggagtttgaATTTTCAtcctaaaaatatattgttgCAGATTTTGGAATAATAATCAATTGGTTGAAGTATTTGATGATTATTGATTTGCAATTATTATTGGgcttgttttataattttttttatttataataaccaaaaattgaataagtatgaaatttgaaaaataaatctttGTCAAgtaatgaagaaaataaaaaatatcaagttatttttaaactaaaataacatatatcaacaaataACGAGAAAACACCAATTACAATCTATGAGTGAACAAAATATCGGTTTCAACCAAAATAATAGACTGaaatgaattaatttgaaaattcggTTCAGTGttgaggtgcaataattgtccctactaGGTAGAGCGATTGAATCAtgatgcttgagctgctgtgcgatttaaataatttgagttgcaccattaccaccagctatagcttttgataaAGTGGCAAACGTTTGGTCCTATATTCGGTTTATTCAGAAGTtcggtttaaattttttaaaatataggttagTTCGGTtcgatttcattttttaatataaaacttcGGTTAATCTAATaaactaaacttttaaaaataaaattaatattattaaagtttataaggatataaatattacaatttctaataaaatttattagacaatagtattataaataaaatattttttaataaataaaattcacatttatttaatccaatttttatattataattttttatttaaaaaatgattattttaaaaaaaaccaaaatttcggttaattgTGTTACTGATTGAAGTGATCGAtttttttgatttgatttgttaGATATTCGTAGCAAagttcggtcggttcggtttgtCAAAAAAAAGTTCAGTTAATTCGATATTAACTGAACCTATTACTGTCTAACACAGGATGGAGCCAACCCTATGTACTTATGAATCCTGGCTCTGCCTATCATCTaaccgatgtgagacaactaacaaAAACCCCGACGTAGTCAATTAACTAAGTTGGCATCAATTCCTttcaattatataaatattgattAGTTTCCGTTTGTACAAAAAGTACATATTTTAATTCGAGTTTTAGTGCAAAATAAATGTTTACATAGTCTTTATTGAgtgattaaaaatttaatagtaTCGAATTTTGCTTAATGGGTGACTCAAAAATAGCAAGACCCAATCTTCATGTTCATGTTGATAAGCACTAGGTTCGACCAATTTACCCCCAAATCGCCTTCTACTAATCTAATTTTGGTTTAGATTTAGCATAATTATCAACACATTAGCACTCTTCAGTAAGACATTTGTCCTAGCAGAAGTTAGAAAATCAAGAATCGTAAAAATAGTTTATATACCTTGATATGTTACCGAACTGGTTTCGAATTGTGGGAAAATGAAACCAAACCGTACCAATCTTATAAGACACGAGATTGAATTTATCAGATTGTGAGTGTAACTTAATCCAAATCCGGAGGTCAGAACTAGATTGGAATAGAGTTTAAACCAATTTTTTATCCTTATTTCCACGACATTCCTTCAATAAATCAACGTAGCTAAATAAAtgcatcattacatacatcatcacacactaattttcaatattcacaactcttattttcaacaaatatatatttttttgatccGGAAAAATATATTCCTGTGTTGGGCCTTGTGAGCCTTGTGGCTTCGGACTTAAAACAAGGTGTACAGTTGGGTCTAATGGGACCATATCGGGCTTGCATCCGTATTGTAATTAGAAATCACAAAAACAAGGAAAATGAGGACTAAAATAGTTgcccattaataaaattatttttacatacatacatacatatataaatttacatacatacatacatacatatataaattatttttacatacatacatacatatataaatttaatatccaATAGTGAGTGTCAGCAGTGAATgaacatatcaaaattgtttTATAAAGACAATTATAACGAGTATCGCCGACAATTTCGACGAGTGATTGGCCTAGGCCGATAGTCGGAGTCCGGCTATGCTAATCCAAACTTTGGCTCTTTTACTTTAAAGTTATGACTAATGAGATACAAATTCATTAATGTTTCTCAAATATGATCTTTACAAGTAGGAAGCATATTTTTGtgaatatttatgattttttttttcaaaaataatattaaagaaCATTGAGGTTCGGGAATAGGGAGACATTTCATttcaaaacaaataattaattaaagaaaacaaGATAGGTCAAATCAAATCTCAACCAACTCCCACAAGAAAAGGCTGAGCCAAAGAAAATTGAACTTTTATTAATTTCATTCCactcatcaatttttttttctaaaaaaatataataatttcacaTCATAATTATATTGCCCCTTACTCTTAAGTGCATGACCACCACGTTGGTCACACTGAATAACCCTTCTTTTTAAATGTAGGCAATgtgatataataaaattatgtgtttttcttatataaattacattaaattcttttaaaattaattaataactcAACACAAGAATTACGATTAACTTAATATANNNNNNNNNNNNNNNNNNNNNNNNNNNNNNNNNNNNNNNNNNNNNNNNNNNNNNNNNNNNNNNNNNNNNNNNNNNNNNNNNNNNNNNNNNNNNNNNNNNNNNNNNNNNNNNNNNNNNNNNNNNNNNNNNNNNNNNNNNNNNNNNNNNNNNNNNNNNNNNNNNNNNNNNNNNNNNNNNNNNNNNNNNNNNNNNNNNNNNNNNNNNNNNNNNNNNNNNNNNNNNNNNNNNNNNNNNNNNNNNNNNNNNNNNNNNNNNNNNNNNNNNNNNNNNNNNNNNNNNNNNNNNNNNNNNNNNNNNNNNNNNNNNNNNNNNNNNNNNNNNNNNNNNNNNNNNNNNNNNNNNNNNNNNNNNNNNNNNNNNNNNNNNNNNNNNNNNNNNNNNNNNNNNNNNNNNNNNNNNNNNNNNNNNNNNNNNNNNNNNNNNNNNNNNNNNNNNNNNNNNNNNNNNNNNNNNNNNNNNNNNNNNNNNNNNNNNNNNNNNNNNNNNNNNNNNNNNNNNNNNNNNNNNNNNNNNNNNNNNNNNNNNNNNNNNNNNNNNNNNNNNNNNNNNNNNNNNNNNNNNNNNNNNNNNNNNNNNNNNNNNNNNNNNNNNNNNNNNNNNNNNNNNNNNNNNNNNNNNNNNNNNNNNNNNNNNNNNNNNNNNNNNNNNNNNNNNNNNNNNNNNNNNNNNNNNNNNNNNNNNNNNNNNNNNNNNNNNNNNNNNNNNNNNNNNNNNNNNNNNNNNNNNNNNNNNNNNNNNNNNNNNNNNNNNNNNNNNNNNNNNNNNNNNNNNNNNNNNNNNNNNNNNNNNNNNNNNNNNNNNNNNNNNNNNNNNNNNNNNNNNNNNNNNNNNNNNNNNNNNNNNNNNNNNNNNNNNNNNNNNNNNNNNNNNNNNNNNNNNNNNNNNNNNNNNNNNNNNNNNNNNNNNNNNNNNNNNNNNNNNNNNNNNNNNNNNNNNNNNNNNNNNNNNNNNNNNNNNNNNNNNNNNNNNNNNNNNNNNNNNNNNNNNNNNNNNNNNNNNNNNNNNNNNNNNNNNNNNNNNNNNNNNNNNNNNNNNNNNNNNNNNNNNNNNNNNNNNNNNNNNNNNNNNNNNNNNNNNNNNNNNNNNNNNNNNNNNNNNNNNNNNNNNNNNNNNNNNNNNNNNNNNNNNNNNNNNNNNNNNNNNNNNNNNNNNNNNNNNNNNNNNNNNNNNNNNNNNNNNNNNNNNNNNNNNNNNNNNNNNNNNNNNNNNNNNNNNNNNNNNNNNNNNNNNNNNNNNNNNNNNNNNNNNNNNNNNNNNNNNNNNNNNNNNNNNNNNNNNNNNNNNNNNNNNNNNNNNNNNNNNNNNNNNNNNNNNNNNNNNNNNNNNNNNNNNNNNNNNNNNNNNNNNNNNNNNNNNNNNNNNNNNNNNNNNNNNNNNNNNNNNNNNNNNNNNNNNNNNNNNNNNNNNNNNNNNNNNNNNNNNNNNNNNNNNNNNNNNNNNNNNNNNNNNNNNNNNNNNNNNNNNNNNNNNNNNNNNNNNNNNNNNNNNNNNNNNNNNNNNNNNNNNNNNNNNNNNNNNNNNNNNNNNNNNNNNNNNNNNNNNNNNNNNNNNNNNNNNNNNNNNNNNNNNNNNNNNNNNNNNNNNNNNNNNNNNNNNNNNNNNNNNNNNNNNNNNNNNNNNNNNNNNNNNNNNNNNNNNNNNNNNNNNNNNNN comes from Primulina huaijiensis isolate GDHJ02 chromosome 5, ASM1229523v2, whole genome shotgun sequence and encodes:
- the LOC140976231 gene encoding BTB/POZ and TAZ domain-containing protein 4-like; this encodes MGPGNDESPSNLEKMMLPVPPPLPVNLSSRFYQRGFSTSGSNNRGHCCSSHSINDSMDRLFDEAYRADVSILTDDGGVIYAHASILGNASPVFRSMLKQQKGRTRGKRLLSISIRGVRPEAARIFIRFLYSSCYEEEEMKEFAMPLLVLSHAYVVPQFKQVCESWLEQRLLSIENAMDIFQLSLLCDAPRLILICHRFVLNNFKSVSATEGWNAMKESHPVLEKEILNSVIDEDSRQKEWARKANDRKIYEQLYDAMEALVHICRDGCRTIGPFNKNLRDDCEPCKYMACKGLESLVRHFAGCKMRGPGGCVHCKRMWQILELHSRLCADSDACGVPLCRNFRQRRRKQNKKEDMRWRILVKKIVRSKSISGAPFFVLEST